A stretch of Miscanthus floridulus cultivar M001 chromosome 13, ASM1932011v1, whole genome shotgun sequence DNA encodes these proteins:
- the LOC136499954 gene encoding uncharacterized protein, producing the protein MEAMAKQLVGVQDMATQFTGFQKMMTTTLDKLNDLESWRTIAETSMGTIMQQSKDTSTRVYGVHPAMRTRFATLNFQGAAATWLQTIEGHGRITDWDHLCELVFAKYDKDQYQKQLRLLETLKQIGSMTEYHAQFEKLAHAVLLYNPSYDHVYFVTRFLTRLKQEIRAPIALHRPRDVDTASALALLQEEELNAARTKTFGRGFIKGADRGGPDKNGAIGMQTKVQKPDSDDKLASLKQYRRKNGLCFKCGGKWSTTHSCPEQIPLHVLEELWDALELSAVDDSVEVQSDGLTAEDSVCALQLPENPRGNRKQTLKLLARIGKHQVLVLVDFGSVGTFVSDQLVQSLGLHTECQTATFKATDGGQLPCSQRVPALQWCVQGHKFKSDARVLGLRCYDMILGEDWLEVVSPVWVDYKTKDMKITLNGKRIALKGICDQVDICPEIGAKKLLNLVQHGGVTCCLQMCVEQDEMLLSDFCQDICSIQAAETVKLTVQIQQLLQHYDHLFSTPTQLPPSRDADHKVKLLPEAQPIRIRPYHYSPIQKNEIETQVKHMLQTGVVRPSTSDFASPVLLVRKKDGSWWFCVDYRHLNAVTVKHKHPMLVVDELLDEINGAQFFTKLDFSAGYHQIRMADGDEYKTVFKTHQGLYEFLVMPFGLINAPATFQSLMNTIFGSLLRKRVLVFMDDILIYSATLEEHIKLLAEVFDILEKHPFFLKSLNVSLPNQL; encoded by the exons ATGGAGGCCATGGCGAAGCAGCTCGTCGGCGTCCAGGACATGGCGACGCAGTTCACCGGCTTCCAGAAGATGATGACgactacgctcgacaaactcaaTGACTTGGAGTCATGGCGGACGATCGCGGAGACATCGATGGGGACCATTATGCAGCAGTCCAAGGACACATCGACTCGG GTTTATGGAGTTCATCCGGCGATGCGAACTCGGTTTGCCACGCTCAACTTCCAAGGGGCGGCCGCGACTTGGCTACAGACGATCGAGGGCCATGGTCGGATCACCGATTGGGATCATCTCTGCGAATTGGTCTTCGCAAAGTATGATAAGGACCAATACCAGAAGCAGTTACGGCTGTTGGAGACATTGAAGCAGATTGGATCTATGACCGAGTACCATGCTCAGTTCGAGAAGCTTGCCCACGCAGTTTTGCTCTATAACCCATCCTATGATCATGTCTACTTTGTCACTCGGTTCCTGACACGCCTCAAACAAGAGATCCGTGCGCCGATTGCTCTACATCGGCCACGTGATGTTGACACGGCTAGTGCCTTAGCGTTGCTACAAGAAGAGGAGCTCAATGCAGCAAGAACCAAAACCTTTGGGCGGGGATTCATCAAAGGGGCTGACCGTGGTGGACCTGACAAGAATGGAGCAATTGGGATGCAGACCAAAGTTCAGAAACCTGACAGCGATGATAAATTGGCCTCTCTCAAGCAGTACCGCCGCAAGAATGGATTATGTTTCAAATGTGGAGGGAAGTGGAGTACTACTCATTCTTGCCCAGAGCAAATTCCACTTCACGTATTGGAAGAATTATGGGATGCCTTGGAATTATCAGCTGTAGATGATTCAGTTGAAGTTCAGTCTGATGGTCTGACGGCTGAAGACTCAGTCTGTGCATTGCAGTTACCTGAAAACCCCAGAGGTAACAGGAAACAGACCCTTAAGCTGTTGGCCCGTATTGGGAAACACCAGGTGCTTGTACTAGTGGATTTTGGTAGCGTCGGCACATTTGTCAGTGATCAGTTGGTTCAGTCTCTAGGGTTGCACACTGAGTGTCAGACAGCAACATTCAAGGCTACAGATGGAGGACAGCTACCTTGCTCTCAGCGAGTGCCAGCATTACAATGGTGTGTGCAAGGCCACAAGTTCAAATCTGATGCTAGAGTACTCGGTCTACGTTGTTATGACATGATTCTCGGGGAGGACTGGTTGGAGGTAGTGAGTCCAGTGTGGGTAGATTACAAGACTAAGGATATGAAGATCACTCTGAATGGCAAGAGAATAGCATTAAAAGGAATCTGTGATCAAGTGGATATTTGCCCTGAAATTGGTGCTAAGAAGTTGCTCAATTTGGTTCAGCATGGAGGTGTCACTTGCTGCTTACAAATGTGTGTGGAACAGGATGAAATGCTATTGTCGGATTTCTGTCAGGATATCTGCTCTATTCAGGCTGCTGAGACAGTTAAGCTGACAGTGCAAATCCAACAGCTTCTACAGCATTATGACCATCTATTCAGTACACCAACTCAGTTGCCTCCCTCTCGAGATGCTGACCACAAGGTCAAGCTGTTACCTGAAGCACAGCCCATCAGGATTCGACCATATCATTATTCTCCCATTCAGAAGAATGAAATTGAAACTCAAGTAAAGCACATGCTGCAAACTGGTGTTGTCAGGCCGAGCACTAGTGATTTTGCTTCTCCTGTCTTACTAGTTAGAAAGAAAGATGGATCATGGTGGTTTTGCGTGGATTATCGTCATCTAAATGCAGTCACTGTGAAACACAAACACCCTATGCTAGTGGTGGATGAACTGTTGGATGAAATCAATGGAGCTCAATTTTTCACCAAACTTGACTTCAGTGCAGGATACCACCAAATCAGAATGGCAGATGGGGATGAATACAAAACTGTATTTAAAACTCATCAAGGCTTGTATGAGTTTCTTGTCATGCCATTTGGCTTGATTAATGCCCCGGCTACTTTTCAAAGCCTGATGAACACCATCTTTGGATCATTATTGAGAAAGAGAGTGTTGGTTTTTatggatgatattttgatatatagTGCAACACTGGAAGAACATATCAAGCTCTTAGCTGAGGTGTTTGATATATTGGAGAAGCACCCGTTCTTCCTCAAAAGTCTAAATGTGTCTTTGCCCAACCAGCTGTAG